The sequence CCGGAGCGGTCAGCTCCAGGTACCCGCGGCTGCGGTCTTTGCTATCGCCGCGGCATTGGGGGCCGTCCGGCGACCAGGATTGCTGCGGCGTCATCGATCCAGGTCTCTCGGCCGCTCGGGATGGTCAAAGACCACTACACTCCAGTGAATCGGCAGGAGCAAACCCTTGCGTCCGCCGCGTAATATTCGTTCATGACGTCCACTAGTGCCGTGAATCATTCTCTTATTCGACGCGCTGTGACTTCGGGCAGGGAGCGTAGTCTGAACCCATGGGCCACACGAACGATCCTGCAGTCATTGAACGGCTTATGCGAACCAAGGGCCGATGGGCCATTGTGGGCCTGACCACCAATGAGTGGCGCTCAGCCTATGATGTTTCGCTGTTGATCCGCGACCGGCTGGGCATGGACATCATCCCCGTCAACCTGCCAGGGGATCCGGTCCACGGCGAACCGGGGTACCGCACCCTGGCGGACATTCCGGCGGAAAAGCGGCCCATCGACGTCGTGGATTGCTTTGTGAATTCACAGAAGGTGGGCAGCGTGGTTGACCAGGCTATTGCTGTGGGTGCCAAGGCTGTGTGGCTGCAACTGGGCGTTATTGACGAAGCGGCGGCGGAGCGCGCCAAGGCGGCCGGCCTCGATGTGGTGATGAACGCCTGCCCCGCCCAGGTTGCCTGGAAATACGGGCTTTAGGGCTCCCCCGGCTGCTTCAGCAATTCCGGATAATGCCGCTCGGTAACGTCCGGGTGCGCGCGCATGCGCCCCTTCAGCATGTTCAGGCCGAAGGATGCCAGCAGCGGGTTGGCGGGATCGTCCGTGATGCCGCGGGCCGCCGCTTTCAGTCCAGGCGCAAGGGGAACGGGCTCGATGACAGCGTCCAGCCGTGGTGACCAGAAGAACGGCACCGAGTAGCGGTCCACGCCCGGCGGTGGGGCCTGGACACGGTGGATGGTGGCCGCCAGGTAACCCTCGGTGGCCACTTCCAGCATCTCACCCAGGTTCACCACCAGCGCACCCGGCAGGGGCTCCACCGGCAGCCATTCGCTGGTACCGGGCGGCAGGACCTCAAGGCCGCCTACGCCGTCCTGCAGCAGGAGCGTCACGAACCCGTAATCGGCGTGGGAGCCGACGCCCTGGTCGCCGGCTTCTTCCACGACACCACCCACGTAGTGCACCAGCTTGCCCATCCACGCCGGGGTGTCCCGGAAGGGTTCATCAAAGTAGTCCTCCGGCAACTGGAGCGAAACCGCGATGGCCCGCAGCAGTTCCATCCCTACCTCTGACATGAGGTCAGCCCATTCCATGGCGGCGGGCTTGAGTGGGGGGAACGCTTCGTCGGGCCAGAGGTTTGGCCCCTGCAGCAGCCAGTAGGGCTGGTCCTCCGGGAAGTCCGGCACCGGTTCGCGCTCGGGGGAGTAGTCGATCTGCTCCCGCGCGTCCGCCCGGCCCTGGGTCACTTCGGTGCCCATGCGGGTGTAGCCGCGGAAGTGCGGGGACAGGCGGTTGTCCAGCTTCATCCGCTCGGCAAGGGGAAGGTTGAAGAACTGCCGCACAAGGTCCAGCAACTCTTCAGCCTGGCCGGGTCGCCCGCCGTAGCCGGTGATTTGGAAGAAGCCCACGTCATGGGTGGCATGCCGCAGCTGCTCGATGAATTCCGGGCTGAAGGATCCGTAGGGCTGCCGTGCGGAACTCAGATCCAGAACAGGAATGGCTCCCTGGTCGCGTGACATCCTCGCAGACTAGCACCGTACCCGCCTGCTTTATAGGCTTCCTTCATGGACCCCAACGCGCTGCGGACAATCTGCCTTTCGTTTCCCGGCGCCTACGAGGATTTTCCGTTCGGACCGGAAACGTCGGTCTTCAAAGTGCGGTCCCGCATCGCCGGGGGCGCCCGCCACGAGGCGAAGCTGTTTGCCCTGTCATCCATGGACGAGGACGACTTCTACGTGAACCTGAAGTGCGAACCGGCCCTTGCCGTGCAGCTGCGGGCAGTGCATCCGGCGATTACCGGCGCGTGGCACATGAACAAGACCCACTGGAACGGTGTCCGCCTTGACGGATCGCTGCCGGACGGGATGGTCCGGGACATGGTGGAGGACTCGTACGACCTGGTGGTGGCAGGCTTGAGCCGGAAGCAGCAGGAGCAACTGGGGTGGGCACGCCTCGGGAAGGCAGGCAGCAGTGACTGACAAGGCAACTGCCCGGCTCGAATACCCGGGAGTGGGAAGCACCGAAGAAGGGAGTGCCCCCGAAGGATACGACCGTGTCCTGCAGGAGGTCCGCCTGGGCACCGGGCTGGATACCTACCGGCGCGTGGCGGACGGCATCCTCGCCTGGGAACTGCAGCGGCGGGCGGGGCTCCGGGTCCGGGCCGACTCGCCCCGGGCCGTGCCGGGGGCACACGTGGTGAGCGGATTCGGCGTCGGGCCCTTCCGCCTGCCGGCACCCTGCCAGGTCGTGTGGGTCCATGATCCGGTGCCAGGCGGCATCCCGCAGTCCGCCGGTTTCGGCTATGGCACTTTGCCCGGCCACCCTGCCCGCGGGGAGGAATCCTTTGAAGTGGGGATCGACGGCCAGGCGGAGGTGTGGCTGCGGATCCAGGCCTTCAGCAGGCCCGCCAACTGGTTCTACGCCGCCGGCGGACTGGTGACCCGCGCGGCGCAGCGCTACGTTACTTCCCGGTACATTGAAGGGGCACGCAGTCTCGCCGCGGAAGGAAAATCCCAGTGATCTTTATTGTCGTCAAGTTCAAGGTCAAGCCCGAGTGGTCCGAGCGCTGGCCGGAGCTCGTGGCAGACTTCACCGAAGCCACCCGCAAGGAACCGGGCAATCTCTGGTTCGACTGGTCCCGCAGCCTGGATGACCCCAACGAATACGTCCTGGTGGAAGCTTTCCAGGATGACGCCGCCGGCGACCACGTGAACAGCGACCACT comes from Pseudarthrobacter sp. NIBRBAC000502770 and encodes:
- a CDS encoding CoA-binding protein produces the protein MGHTNDPAVIERLMRTKGRWAIVGLTTNEWRSAYDVSLLIRDRLGMDIIPVNLPGDPVHGEPGYRTLADIPAEKRPIDVVDCFVNSQKVGSVVDQAIAVGAKAVWLQLGVIDEAAAERAKAAGLDVVMNACPAQVAWKYGL
- a CDS encoding isopenicillin N synthase family oxygenase; the encoded protein is MSRDQGAIPVLDLSSARQPYGSFSPEFIEQLRHATHDVGFFQITGYGGRPGQAEELLDLVRQFFNLPLAERMKLDNRLSPHFRGYTRMGTEVTQGRADAREQIDYSPEREPVPDFPEDQPYWLLQGPNLWPDEAFPPLKPAAMEWADLMSEVGMELLRAIAVSLQLPEDYFDEPFRDTPAWMGKLVHYVGGVVEEAGDQGVGSHADYGFVTLLLQDGVGGLEVLPPGTSEWLPVEPLPGALVVNLGEMLEVATEGYLAATIHRVQAPPPGVDRYSVPFFWSPRLDAVIEPVPLAPGLKAAARGITDDPANPLLASFGLNMLKGRMRAHPDVTERHYPELLKQPGEP
- a CDS encoding MmcQ/YjbR family DNA-binding protein, encoding MDPNALRTICLSFPGAYEDFPFGPETSVFKVRSRIAGGARHEAKLFALSSMDEDDFYVNLKCEPALAVQLRAVHPAITGAWHMNKTHWNGVRLDGSLPDGMVRDMVEDSYDLVVAGLSRKQQEQLGWARLGKAGSSD
- a CDS encoding DUF1990 family protein, encoding MTDKATARLEYPGVGSTEEGSAPEGYDRVLQEVRLGTGLDTYRRVADGILAWELQRRAGLRVRADSPRAVPGAHVVSGFGVGPFRLPAPCQVVWVHDPVPGGIPQSAGFGYGTLPGHPARGEESFEVGIDGQAEVWLRIQAFSRPANWFYAAGGLVTRAAQRYVTSRYIEGARSLAAEGKSQ
- a CDS encoding putative quinol monooxygenase; translation: MIFIVVKFKVKPEWSERWPELVADFTEATRKEPGNLWFDWSRSLDDPNEYVLVEAFQDDAAGDHVNSDHFKKAMADMPQALVETPKIISRQLDGEGWDLMGELTIG